In Vibrio cyclitrophicus, one genomic interval encodes:
- the macB gene encoding MacB family efflux pump subunit, which produces MSDVLLEISGLSRRFPAGDDQLTVLNNVNLTIRRGEMIAIMGASGSGKSTLMNILGCLDTPSEGTYLVNGRDTSVMNPDQLAELRRDYFGFIFQRYHLLDDLTAIGNVEIPALYSAENKASRQARAEQLLKRLGLAERMDHKPSQLSGGQQQRVSVARALINGGTVILADEPTGALDSHSGKEMMDLLRELHQQGHTIVLVTHDPKIAASAERVIEISDGEIVSDITSDASNDSASTEYSATVHSAVASSAVVSSTVASSTVASSVTDDSSTRIEEKQSVNKPISKPFSAQWFSVVEAFKMSLSAMGSHRLRTFLTMLGIIIGIASVVSVVAIGNGSQAQVLSRMASMGTNTIEIKPGSGLGDRRAGRVRTLTANDANALTNLSFVDSVTPTVRVNVAVRYGNEAVTAEVQGVGPDYFRVRGFEVAQGQLFDDGSIDALEQVAVIDNNTLNDLFPDGEALGKVIFLGRLPVRIIAVTEAREMAFGNSDALNVWLPYSTVNSRIYSQNYVNDITVRVSDEVSSTAAEQAIINLIKMRHGVEDFFTVNTDTVRENIEQTSSTMTLLISAIAFISLVVGGIGVMNIMLVSVTERTREIGIRMAVGARQADILRQFLIEAVLVCLCGGALGIGLAYAVGLIVSSTSSGLSMIYSTNSIIAAFICSTLIGVLFGFLPARNAARLNPVDALSRG; this is translated from the coding sequence ATGAGTGACGTTCTATTAGAAATCTCAGGACTCAGTCGTCGTTTTCCTGCAGGTGATGATCAGTTAACGGTATTGAACAACGTTAACCTAACCATACGTCGCGGTGAAATGATCGCGATAATGGGTGCATCTGGTTCGGGTAAATCGACTTTAATGAATATTTTAGGTTGCTTAGATACTCCTAGCGAAGGAACTTATCTTGTTAATGGTCGAGATACATCGGTAATGAACCCTGACCAGTTAGCAGAGTTACGACGTGACTATTTTGGTTTTATATTTCAACGTTATCATTTGTTAGATGATCTCACTGCTATCGGTAATGTCGAGATCCCTGCGCTTTACTCGGCCGAAAATAAAGCGTCCCGCCAAGCACGAGCTGAGCAGCTGTTAAAAAGGTTGGGGCTAGCGGAGCGAATGGATCATAAGCCAAGTCAACTGAGTGGTGGGCAACAACAACGAGTCAGTGTCGCGCGCGCTTTGATCAATGGCGGTACGGTGATCTTGGCCGATGAACCAACCGGTGCGTTGGATAGCCATAGCGGTAAAGAGATGATGGACTTGCTTCGCGAGTTGCATCAACAAGGGCATACTATTGTTCTGGTTACTCATGACCCTAAGATCGCCGCCTCTGCGGAACGCGTAATCGAGATCTCTGATGGAGAAATCGTGAGTGATATAACGAGCGATGCCAGTAACGATAGCGCCTCAACTGAATATTCAGCGACAGTTCATTCGGCAGTAGCTAGTTCGGCAGTGGTTAGTTCGACGGTAGCTAGTTCGACAGTAGCTAGCTCGGTAACGGATGATTCGTCGACAAGAATCGAAGAGAAACAAAGTGTCAATAAACCTATATCAAAGCCATTTTCTGCACAGTGGTTCAGCGTTGTTGAAGCGTTCAAAATGTCGCTATCCGCAATGGGAAGCCATCGACTAAGAACGTTTCTGACGATGCTGGGGATCATCATCGGTATTGCGTCTGTGGTGTCCGTTGTAGCGATTGGTAATGGTTCTCAAGCTCAGGTGTTGTCACGAATGGCTTCAATGGGCACCAATACTATTGAAATCAAACCAGGTTCTGGGCTGGGCGACCGACGTGCTGGGCGAGTGAGAACCTTGACAGCAAATGATGCAAACGCTTTAACGAATCTCTCCTTTGTTGATAGTGTGACACCGACTGTGCGTGTGAATGTGGCGGTGCGCTATGGTAATGAGGCGGTGACAGCAGAAGTGCAAGGTGTGGGTCCTGACTACTTTCGCGTTCGAGGTTTTGAAGTCGCACAAGGGCAGCTATTTGATGACGGAAGTATCGATGCACTAGAGCAAGTGGCGGTTATTGATAACAATACCTTAAATGACCTTTTCCCTGATGGCGAAGCACTTGGCAAAGTCATCTTTTTAGGTCGCTTGCCAGTACGTATTATCGCGGTTACCGAAGCAAGAGAAATGGCGTTTGGTAATAGTGATGCTCTGAATGTTTGGCTACCTTATAGCACGGTAAATTCTCGTATTTATAGCCAAAATTACGTTAATGATATTACGGTCAGGGTGAGCGATGAAGTATCCAGTACCGCTGCAGAGCAAGCGATCATTAATTTAATTAAAATGCGCCATGGTGTGGAAGATTTCTTTACCGTGAATACGGATACGGTCAGAGAAAATATCGAACAAACTTCATCAACGATGACCTTACTGATCTCGGCTATTGCCTTTATTTCATTGGTGGTGGGTGGCATCGGTGTTATGAACATCATGCTGGTGTCGGTAACCGAACGAACGCGAGAAATCGGCATTCGCATGGCAGTTGGAGCGAGGCAAGCGGATATTCTAAGACAATTTTTAATAGAAGCCGTTTTAGTGTGTTTGTGTGGTGGCGCTTTGGGTATAGGGTTAGCTTACGCTGTGGGCTTGATTGTCTCATCGACGAGCAGTGGTTTGAGTATGATTTATTCGACCAACTCAATTATTGCGGCCTTTATTTGCTCAACATTGATCGGGGTTCTCTTCGGTTTCTTACCCGCAAGAAATGCAGCAAGATTAAACCCTGTGGATGCGTTATCCCGAGGATAA
- a CDS encoding helix-turn-helix domain-containing protein, with translation MRYAPDLCTFNTFDANQQAASLFNWQQEYDQLSRGSFLGQIRERKFSHAHLFREDSNRKLKQQCRINEGIWLGISANDRPLHINHVQGNPDSILIREAGVDFELLTPETFSIYGLVISPAMVEVIQQQLDLESLHNKSHFLGCSQPYTQQIKAYLTLLLSPSQSHWSFQTHHSIVQDMLVELFAQSSNHVVQKANASQRENTMRRIRQYLDNSQYRKPVTVSELCDAVYVSRRTLQYTFESCCDTSPKQFIQSVRLNQIRRILQTPSEQRCINEIAFDFGFFHLGHFCQSYKQLFGESPMQTRSNV, from the coding sequence ATGCGTTATGCACCTGATTTGTGCACATTCAACACATTTGATGCGAATCAACAGGCAGCCAGTCTCTTTAACTGGCAGCAAGAATATGACCAACTGAGTCGAGGAAGTTTTCTAGGTCAAATCCGTGAACGGAAATTCTCTCACGCGCACCTTTTTCGAGAAGATAGCAACCGAAAACTCAAGCAACAATGCCGTATTAATGAGGGGATTTGGTTAGGGATCAGTGCAAATGATAGACCTTTACACATCAACCACGTACAAGGTAATCCTGATAGTATTTTGATTCGTGAGGCTGGGGTAGATTTTGAGCTACTTACGCCAGAAACCTTTTCTATTTATGGGCTAGTCATCAGCCCGGCAATGGTTGAGGTTATTCAGCAGCAACTAGATCTTGAATCACTACACAACAAGAGCCACTTTCTTGGTTGCTCTCAACCTTACACCCAACAAATAAAAGCTTACTTGACCCTGCTACTATCCCCGAGTCAATCTCACTGGTCTTTTCAAACTCATCATTCCATTGTTCAAGATATGTTGGTCGAATTGTTCGCTCAATCGTCGAACCATGTCGTTCAAAAAGCCAATGCCTCACAGCGTGAGAACACTATGCGTCGAATTAGACAGTACCTAGATAACTCGCAGTACCGTAAACCCGTCACCGTGTCGGAACTATGCGATGCCGTTTATGTAAGTCGCCGCACGTTGCAATACACCTTTGAATCCTGTTGTGATACTTCACCAAAACAATTTATACAAAGCGTTCGTCTCAACCAGATACGGCGCATTCTGCAAACCCCAAGCGAACAGCGGTGCATCAATGAAATCGCCTTTGATTTTGGTTTTTTTCATCTAGGACATTTTTGCCAAAGCTACAAACAGTTGTTTGGTGAGTCACCCATGCAAACACGTTCTAATGTCTAA
- the eutC gene encoding ethanolamine ammonia-lyase subunit EutC produces MGKVVSMAKHSASKLVTQNPWHELRGFTSARIALGRSGNSVPTKELLSFQLDHAQAMDAVHCALDVDALVELFVQSNSVIQHTSQAPIKAHSKATDRFMYLQRPDLGRELDDACWNALQAVHHSESSPFDLAIVVADGLSSIAIQSHANPVIEHLLSLLGEDEVPWHVAPITVVRQGRVAIGDDVCECLQAKMVVVLIGERPGLTSPDSMGMYLTWQARRGAKDSDRNCISNIRPQGLAYEDACKRAVYLLKEARRLELSGVNLKDRSSIEEEAGEQLEDKRTGNFLIG; encoded by the coding sequence ATGGGTAAGGTGGTCTCTATGGCAAAGCATTCTGCTTCTAAGCTGGTAACTCAAAACCCTTGGCACGAGCTTAGAGGTTTTACATCGGCCCGTATCGCACTGGGGCGAAGTGGTAATAGTGTTCCAACCAAAGAGTTGCTTTCCTTTCAGCTCGATCACGCACAGGCGATGGATGCTGTTCATTGTGCCTTAGATGTGGATGCATTGGTTGAGCTCTTCGTTCAATCAAACTCCGTCATTCAACATACTTCTCAGGCACCAATTAAGGCGCACAGTAAAGCGACAGACAGATTCATGTATTTGCAAAGGCCGGATCTTGGTCGTGAGCTTGATGACGCTTGCTGGAATGCGTTGCAAGCCGTTCATCATTCAGAGTCTTCCCCGTTTGATCTCGCGATAGTTGTGGCTGATGGCTTGTCTTCAATTGCCATTCAAAGTCACGCAAATCCAGTCATTGAGCATCTGCTTTCTTTATTAGGGGAAGACGAAGTGCCGTGGCATGTGGCTCCTATTACTGTAGTGAGGCAGGGCCGAGTGGCAATTGGAGATGATGTTTGCGAGTGCTTACAAGCGAAAATGGTGGTTGTTCTGATTGGTGAACGCCCGGGATTGACCTCTCCAGATAGCATGGGTATGTACCTGACTTGGCAGGCAAGAAGAGGAGCAAAAGACTCCGATAGGAACTGCATTTCTAATATTCGTCCACAGGGGTTGGCTTATGAGGATGCGTGTAAGCGAGCGGTATACCTATTAAAGGAAGCTCGTCGGCTAGAGCTTTCTGGGGTCAACCTTAAAGACCGCTCGAGTATCGAGGAAGAAGCTGGTGAGCAGTTAGAAGACAAGCGAACAGGCAATTTTTTAATTGGATAA
- a CDS encoding ethanolamine ammonia-lyase subunit EutB — protein sequence MTAAYRRQQGHLVFNFKSLADLMAKATPERSGDALAGVSATSAAERVVAQMTLADLPLKTFLNEAVIPYESDEVTRLIIDSHDREAFKAIDHLTVGDFRNWLLSDEADSLTLAKLRSGLTPEMVAAVSKIMRNQDLIQVAKKCRVVTAFRNTIGLPSRLSTRLQPNHPTDSLNGIAASIFDGLMYGNGDAVIGINPATDNVPQAIKLMNLMEEVIQHYQIPTQSCVLTHVTNTIEAIEMGAPVDLVFQSIGGTQGTNDTFGINLSVLKEANEAALSLNRGTVGSNVMYFETGQGTALSANAFHGVDQQTCETRAYAVARHFNPLLVNTVVGFIGPEYLFDGKQIIRAGLEDHFCGKLLGLPMGCDICYTNHAYADQNDMDNLLTLLGVAECSFIMGIPGSDDIMLNYQTTSFHDALYARKVLGLKPAPEFEEWLTQMQIFDDVKEVRLNERLSGSFAGALAQLNGGPAHG from the coding sequence ATGACAGCAGCTTATCGCCGACAACAAGGGCATCTGGTTTTTAACTTTAAGTCGTTAGCCGATCTAATGGCTAAGGCTACGCCAGAGCGTTCAGGAGATGCTTTGGCTGGTGTATCTGCGACTTCTGCAGCAGAGCGTGTTGTCGCTCAGATGACACTGGCAGACTTGCCCCTAAAGACGTTTTTAAACGAAGCGGTGATTCCTTATGAAAGTGATGAAGTCACTCGTTTGATCATTGATAGCCATGATAGAGAAGCGTTTAAAGCGATTGATCACCTTACCGTTGGGGACTTTCGTAACTGGCTGCTCAGTGATGAAGCCGATAGTTTGACGCTTGCAAAGCTGCGTTCTGGCTTAACTCCAGAAATGGTGGCTGCAGTGAGTAAGATCATGCGTAATCAGGATTTGATCCAAGTAGCCAAAAAATGTCGGGTAGTGACTGCGTTTCGTAACACCATTGGCTTGCCTAGTCGTTTATCTACCCGTTTACAGCCCAATCATCCAACCGACTCTCTCAATGGCATTGCTGCCAGTATTTTTGATGGCTTGATGTATGGCAATGGTGATGCTGTGATCGGCATTAACCCCGCAACAGATAATGTACCGCAGGCGATTAAGTTGATGAACCTGATGGAAGAGGTCATTCAACATTATCAGATCCCGACCCAATCTTGCGTATTAACCCACGTGACCAACACGATTGAAGCGATTGAGATGGGGGCCCCTGTGGATCTTGTCTTTCAATCTATTGGTGGCACTCAAGGTACGAACGATACCTTTGGTATTAACCTTTCGGTGCTTAAAGAAGCAAACGAAGCGGCGCTTTCGCTGAACCGAGGCACCGTTGGAAGTAATGTTATGTACTTTGAAACTGGGCAAGGTACAGCTCTCTCTGCCAATGCTTTTCATGGTGTGGACCAACAAACTTGTGAAACACGGGCTTATGCTGTGGCGCGTCATTTTAATCCATTGTTGGTGAATACCGTGGTTGGCTTCATCGGCCCCGAATATCTATTTGATGGAAAACAGATTATTCGAGCAGGGCTTGAGGATCATTTTTGTGGAAAATTGCTTGGCCTGCCGATGGGGTGCGATATCTGCTATACCAACCATGCCTATGCCGATCAAAATGATATGGATAACTTATTGACGTTGCTCGGTGTTGCTGAGTGCTCGTTCATTATGGGCATTCCGGGTTCTGATGACATCATGCTCAATTACCAAACAACCTCGTTTCATGATGCACTTTATGCACGCAAGGTGTTGGGTTTAAAACCTGCGCCTGAGTTTGAGGAGTGGCTAACTCAGATGCAGATTTTTGATGATGTAAAAGAGGTACGCCTAAATGAGCGACTCTCCGGCTCATTTGCTGGTGCTCTAGCACAACTCAATGGAGGCCCTGCACATGGGTAA
- a CDS encoding response regulator, translated as MKTHILIVEDEEYIAEVLIAYCQNSGFEATHLASGANVVETVKSQTFDLMLLDLMLPDVDGVEICKQVRQFSQLPIIMVTAKSEEIDRLIGLEFGADDYICKPFSPREVIARIKTVLRRIQPNLVSNRSSQPSPELVLGQFVLKPDEYEARFSGCFLDLTPKEFMLLRLLVEHPGRVYSRDDILNALYSDLADVSDRNIDTHIKNIRKKIHAVAPTANPIRSVYGVGYKLLIETPK; from the coding sequence ATGAAGACGCATATTTTGATTGTCGAAGACGAGGAATACATTGCCGAAGTCTTGATCGCGTATTGCCAAAATAGCGGCTTTGAAGCGACCCACCTCGCATCGGGTGCGAATGTTGTTGAGACAGTGAAATCGCAGACTTTTGACTTAATGTTGCTTGATTTAATGCTGCCAGATGTAGATGGTGTGGAAATATGCAAACAAGTACGTCAGTTTTCTCAATTACCTATCATCATGGTGACCGCAAAAAGTGAAGAGATTGACCGATTAATTGGTTTAGAGTTCGGAGCTGATGATTATATCTGCAAGCCGTTTAGCCCTAGAGAAGTGATTGCGAGGATCAAAACGGTACTTCGCCGAATTCAACCAAACCTAGTATCTAACCGTTCTTCTCAACCTAGCCCTGAGTTAGTTTTGGGACAATTTGTATTAAAGCCTGACGAATATGAGGCCCGATTTAGTGGCTGCTTTCTCGACTTAACGCCCAAAGAGTTTATGTTACTTCGCCTGCTAGTGGAGCATCCCGGCCGAGTCTATAGTCGTGATGATATTCTCAATGCGCTTTACAGCGACCTTGCCGATGTATCAGACAGAAATATTGATACCCACATAAAGAACATTCGTAAAAAAATCCATGCTGTGGCACCAACAGCAAACCCTATCCGTTCGGTTTATGGGGTAGGGTACAAATTGCTGATTGAAACGCCTAAGTAG
- a CDS encoding HAMP domain-containing protein yields the protein MQIDYKLKLIHKFFFAFCITSFVAVCIMLALIMQNLSSGFHDFIKEAESSYIKQVSQKLGEYYQTNGSWQSLKEDEKHWRRLVGTRKGPEERESLALPTDTTGMSQLLQTQRRLSLYDVDKTVVVGRSRIDESAFTHAIVLDGVVVGWLSYVPSRLAEHSPANAFLAEQYQSYVAITLAVIVLAFITAWLFSRHLVAPIFKVNEGTTQLIQGNFSARVESASNDELGVLTDNINVLAQTLEKNKTERSKWMSDVAHELKTPLTVVRGQLNAIQDGIFKADEKRLQVMIDQIDSMSHLVGDIYQLSITDIGGLSYQKSSFDLVELLKGILLGFKVKTDELGLGLECESLYGKEQTACFVVADRERLTQLFTNILENSCRYTDAPGSIALSLHKDKNTVEVAIEDTSPSIPEQDFTRVFERFYRVEQSRSREHGGSGIGLALCHQIIEAHQGIICAKKSDLGGVKMMITLPIHHHTGSQ from the coding sequence TTGCAGATAGATTATAAATTGAAGCTCATCCATAAATTCTTCTTTGCTTTTTGTATCACAAGCTTTGTCGCGGTGTGCATTATGCTCGCTTTGATTATGCAGAACCTGTCGTCGGGTTTTCATGACTTTATCAAAGAGGCCGAATCGAGCTATATCAAGCAAGTCAGCCAAAAGTTGGGAGAGTACTATCAAACCAATGGGTCGTGGCAATCGCTAAAAGAAGACGAGAAGCATTGGCGACGCTTGGTGGGCACTCGAAAAGGACCAGAGGAGCGTGAGTCACTCGCTTTACCGACGGATACGACGGGAATGAGCCAGTTACTGCAAACGCAGAGAAGACTCAGTTTATATGATGTCGATAAAACGGTGGTGGTAGGCCGCTCTCGAATTGATGAAAGCGCTTTTACTCACGCCATTGTGTTAGACGGTGTCGTGGTCGGCTGGCTCAGTTATGTTCCTTCGCGGCTGGCTGAACACAGCCCTGCCAACGCATTTTTGGCTGAGCAATACCAAAGCTATGTTGCGATTACGTTGGCCGTTATCGTGCTTGCGTTTATAACAGCTTGGCTTTTTTCTCGTCACTTGGTTGCGCCCATTTTTAAAGTGAATGAAGGTACGACTCAGTTGATTCAAGGTAACTTTTCAGCAAGGGTGGAGAGTGCTAGTAACGATGAACTTGGCGTACTCACTGACAATATTAACGTTCTGGCTCAGACACTGGAGAAGAACAAAACGGAACGCTCAAAGTGGATGTCAGACGTTGCTCATGAACTGAAAACACCGCTCACAGTGGTTCGAGGGCAACTTAACGCGATCCAAGATGGGATTTTTAAAGCGGATGAAAAGCGCTTACAGGTGATGATTGATCAAATTGATAGCATGAGCCATTTGGTCGGTGATATCTATCAGCTGTCTATTACTGATATTGGCGGTTTGTCATACCAAAAATCTTCATTCGACCTTGTTGAGCTTCTCAAAGGTATCTTACTTGGCTTTAAGGTTAAGACCGATGAATTGGGGCTAGGTTTAGAGTGTGAATCGCTGTATGGGAAAGAGCAGACAGCGTGTTTTGTGGTGGCTGATCGAGAGCGTTTGACGCAGTTGTTTACCAACATATTGGAAAATAGCTGTCGTTATACCGATGCTCCGGGAAGCATCGCTTTATCCCTTCACAAAGACAAAAATACCGTAGAGGTGGCAATTGAAGACACGTCTCCATCCATACCTGAGCAAGATTTCACACGGGTATTTGAACGCTTTTATCGAGTAGAACAATCTCGCAGTCGCGAGCATGGTGGCTCTGGTATTGGTTTAGCATTGTGTCACCAAATTATCGAAGCGCATCAAGGCATTATTTGTGCTAAAAAATCAGATCTGGGCGGTGTTAAAATGATGATAACCCTACCGATCCATCACCATACTGGATCACAATAA
- the pflB gene encoding formate C-acetyltransferase, translating to MMEAWVGFQAGEWQTSVNARDFIQRNYTPYQGDESFLADVSESTTQLWESVLEGIKEESRTHAPVDFDTDIVSTITSHDAGYIAKNLEKIVGLQTDKPLKRGIIANGGIRMVKTSCEVYGRELEPQIEKIFTEYRKTHNQVAFDLYTDEIKACRRSGIITGLPDAYGRGRIIGDYRRLALYGIDFLKSDKNEQFKSTQKMLETGGDLDKTLRLREELTDQIRALDEMREMGLKYGIDMSSPARTAQEAIQFTYFGYLAAVKSQNGAAMSLGRTSTFLDVYIERDLKLGLIDEKQAQELIDHFIMKLRMVRFLRTPEYDSLFSGDPIWATEAMAGMGVDGRTLVSKTTFRYLHTLHTMGPAPEPNMTVLWSEQLPIAFKQYAAKVSIETSSLQYENDDLMRADFDNDDYAIACCVSPQVVGQHMQFFGARANLAKALLYTINGGVDEKSNMQVGPQVARIEDEVLDFESLMPRFDNMMDWLATQYVTALNVIHYSHDRYSYEASLMALMDRDVHRTMACGIAGLSVVADSLAAIKYAKVTPVRNEDGVAVDFEIEGEYPKFGNNDSRVDDIACDLVERFMKKIQKMNTYREAVPTQSILTITSNVVYGKKTGNTPDGRRAGMPFGPGANPMHGRDEKGAVASLSSVAKLPFEFAKDGISYTFSIVPNALGKDDLSQKVNLAALMDGYFHHEERAGSIRVEGGQHLNVNVLNRDMLLDAVEHPEKYPQLTIRVSGYAVRFNSLTREQQQDVISRTFTAKI from the coding sequence ATGATGGAAGCTTGGGTGGGATTTCAAGCTGGCGAGTGGCAAACATCCGTTAATGCACGTGATTTTATTCAGCGAAACTACACCCCTTATCAAGGTGATGAATCTTTCCTTGCTGATGTGTCGGAGTCGACGACACAGTTATGGGAATCGGTGCTAGAAGGTATTAAAGAAGAAAGCCGCACTCATGCCCCTGTCGATTTTGATACTGATATCGTTTCCACTATTACCTCACATGATGCAGGTTACATTGCAAAAAACCTCGAAAAAATCGTGGGTCTACAAACCGATAAACCACTGAAACGCGGCATCATCGCTAATGGTGGTATTCGAATGGTGAAAACGTCGTGCGAAGTGTACGGTCGTGAATTAGAGCCACAAATCGAAAAGATCTTCACTGAGTACCGCAAAACGCATAACCAAGTAGCGTTCGATCTTTATACTGACGAAATTAAAGCATGTCGCCGTTCTGGTATTATTACTGGTCTGCCAGATGCTTATGGTCGTGGACGCATTATTGGCGACTACCGTCGTCTTGCTTTGTACGGTATCGACTTCCTAAAATCAGACAAAAATGAGCAGTTCAAATCGACTCAGAAGATGCTTGAAACGGGTGGTGATTTAGATAAGACATTGCGTCTACGTGAAGAGCTTACTGATCAAATTCGTGCCCTTGATGAAATGCGAGAAATGGGTTTGAAGTACGGCATTGATATGTCTTCTCCTGCTCGTACCGCGCAAGAAGCAATACAGTTTACCTATTTTGGCTACTTAGCTGCGGTTAAGTCTCAAAATGGTGCTGCGATGTCGCTAGGCCGCACATCAACCTTCTTAGATGTTTACATCGAACGTGACCTTAAACTTGGTCTTATTGATGAAAAACAAGCGCAAGAGTTGATCGATCATTTCATTATGAAGCTTCGTATGGTTCGCTTCCTGCGCACACCTGAATACGATTCATTGTTCTCTGGCGACCCAATTTGGGCAACAGAAGCTATGGCTGGAATGGGCGTTGATGGTCGTACACTCGTTAGCAAAACGACTTTCCGTTACTTGCACACATTGCACACGATGGGCCCAGCACCAGAGCCGAACATGACGGTTCTATGGTCTGAACAATTGCCTATCGCGTTTAAACAATACGCGGCTAAAGTGTCTATCGAAACCTCATCACTTCAGTATGAGAATGATGATCTAATGCGTGCAGATTTTGATAACGACGATTATGCGATTGCGTGTTGTGTGAGCCCGCAAGTGGTTGGCCAACATATGCAGTTCTTCGGTGCTCGTGCAAACCTTGCTAAAGCGTTGCTTTACACCATTAACGGTGGTGTTGATGAAAAATCTAACATGCAGGTTGGTCCTCAAGTTGCTCGTATCGAAGATGAAGTTCTTGATTTTGAAAGCTTAATGCCTCGCTTTGATAACATGATGGATTGGCTTGCAACGCAATACGTCACTGCGCTGAACGTGATCCATTACTCGCATGACCGATATAGCTATGAAGCATCGTTAATGGCATTAATGGATCGCGATGTTCATCGCACAATGGCTTGTGGTATTGCAGGGCTGTCGGTTGTTGCTGATTCGCTTGCGGCTATCAAATACGCGAAGGTAACACCAGTGCGTAACGAAGATGGCGTCGCTGTCGATTTTGAAATTGAGGGCGAATATCCGAAATTTGGCAACAACGATTCACGTGTCGATGATATTGCTTGTGATTTGGTTGAACGTTTTATGAAGAAAATTCAGAAAATGAACACCTACCGTGAAGCGGTTCCAACTCAATCTATCCTTACGATTACTTCAAACGTTGTATATGGTAAAAAAACCGGTAACACACCAGATGGTCGCCGCGCAGGTATGCCATTTGGTCCGGGCGCAAACCCAATGCACGGTCGTGATGAGAAAGGTGCGGTGGCTTCACTTTCTTCGGTTGCCAAACTGCCGTTTGAATTCGCTAAAGATGGTATTTCTTACACCTTCTCAATCGTACCAAATGCACTGGGTAAAGATGATCTAAGCCAAAAAGTGAACCTAGCAGCACTAATGGATGGTTACTTCCACCACGAGGAACGTGCAGGTTCGATTCGTGTTGAGGGTGGGCAACACCTTAACGTGAACGTACTTAACCGTGACATGTTGTTGGATGCCGTCGAACATCCAGAAAAATACCCGCAGCTAACTATCCGAGTGTCGGGTTACGCTGTGCGATTCAACTCGCTAACACGTGAGCAGCAACAAGATGTAATTAGCCGCACGTTTACTGCTAAGATCTAA